The following are from one region of the Streptomyces fradiae genome:
- the egtA gene encoding ergothioneine biosynthesis glutamate--cysteine ligase EgtA: MTTPSSSGIPRGGPPLTEEEAEGLLRCICFKTGPPRAVGAELEWLVHELRDPRRPVPPPRLAAAIDTVRAVPLVAALTFEPGGQLELSSPPAASLMECLDSLAADLRAVRAALAPLGLGLSGYGVDPWHAPRERVLHEPRYDAMELVLGRTGPSGRAMMCESASVQVCLDAGLDDDGPLGYRSRWRLAHLLGAVLVAAFANSPVHGGRRTGWRSTRQALWTDLDPTRALAPSPDGEPRAEWAAHVLDTPVMCVRTPSGPWAVPEGLTFRDWLRSGAPRQADADDLHYHLTTLFPPVRPRGHLELRMIDAQPGPDGWMVPVAVTTALFEDPRAAAAAHQAVEPLAALAGDGPAPRNALWRTAARDGLTDPALHKAALTVFEAALDALPRIGATPDVLGAVAAFHARYVVPGCCPADEQLEVAS, translated from the coding sequence ATGACGACACCGTCGTCGAGCGGCATACCCCGGGGCGGTCCTCCGCTGACCGAGGAGGAAGCCGAGGGCCTGCTGCGATGTATCTGTTTCAAGACGGGGCCGCCGCGCGCGGTCGGGGCGGAGCTGGAATGGCTCGTCCACGAACTGCGTGACCCCCGTCGTCCCGTGCCGCCGCCCCGGCTCGCCGCGGCGATCGACACCGTACGGGCCGTGCCGCTGGTGGCGGCCCTCACCTTCGAACCCGGCGGGCAGCTGGAGCTCAGCTCGCCGCCCGCCGCCTCCCTCATGGAGTGCCTCGACTCGCTCGCCGCGGATCTGCGGGCGGTACGGGCGGCGCTCGCCCCGCTCGGACTCGGCCTCAGCGGCTACGGGGTGGACCCGTGGCACGCGCCCCGCGAACGGGTGCTGCACGAGCCGCGCTACGACGCCATGGAGCTCGTCCTCGGCCGGACCGGTCCGTCCGGGCGGGCCATGATGTGCGAGTCGGCGTCCGTGCAGGTCTGTCTGGACGCCGGCCTCGACGACGACGGGCCGCTGGGCTATCGCAGCCGCTGGCGGCTCGCCCATCTGCTCGGCGCGGTCCTGGTGGCCGCGTTCGCCAACTCGCCCGTGCACGGCGGGCGCCGGACCGGCTGGCGGTCGACCCGGCAGGCGCTGTGGACGGATCTGGATCCGACCCGGGCGCTCGCCCCGTCGCCGGACGGCGAGCCGCGCGCCGAGTGGGCGGCGCACGTCCTGGACACCCCGGTGATGTGCGTGCGCACGCCGAGCGGCCCGTGGGCGGTACCGGAGGGGCTGACCTTCCGGGACTGGCTGCGCTCGGGCGCGCCGCGCCAGGCGGACGCGGACGATCTGCACTACCACCTGACGACCCTGTTCCCGCCGGTCCGGCCGCGCGGGCATCTGGAGCTTCGGATGATCGACGCACAGCCCGGCCCCGACGGCTGGATGGTTCCGGTGGCGGTCACCACCGCCCTCTTCGAGGATCCCCGGGCCGCCGCGGCCGCCCATCAGGCGGTGGAGCCGCTGGCGGCGCTCGCCGGGGACGGCCCCGCGCCGCGCAACGCTCTGTGGCGGACCGCCGCCCGGGACGGACTCACCGACCCGGCGCTGCACAAGGCGGCGCTGACCGTGTTCGAGGCGGCCCTGGACGCGCTGCCCCGGATCGGCGCGACCCCCGACGTGCTGGGCGCGGTGGCCGCGTTCCACGCACGGTACGTGGTGCCGGGCTGCTGCCCGGCCGACGAGCAGCTGGAGGTGGCCTCATGA
- a CDS encoding TIGR02452 family protein produces the protein MSARLRALARDNERILAEGRYTGPGGRIVPLAEPLAAALAGTRLYGPEPVPVTPGTDRTPALTVTGESSLAAARRMVRENPGAPVAVLNFASARNPGGGYLNGAQAQEEALCRSSALYATLLRAPDYYAHHRAERDAFYTDRVIHSPAVPVFRNDGGALLDEPFAVGFLTSPAPNAGVIRRRTPELAHRVPAALASRAERVLETAAAHGYRRLVLGAWGCGVFQNDPAEVAGAFKELLTGDGRFARHFDEIVFGILDRTRDRATLGAFRRVLGHPGEG, from the coding sequence ATGAGCGCACGACTGCGGGCCCTCGCCCGAGACAACGAGCGGATCCTCGCCGAAGGCCGCTACACCGGGCCCGGCGGCCGGATCGTCCCCCTCGCCGAGCCGCTGGCCGCGGCCCTGGCCGGAACCCGTCTGTACGGCCCCGAGCCCGTCCCCGTCACCCCCGGCACCGACCGTACGCCCGCCCTCACCGTCACCGGCGAGAGCAGCCTCGCCGCCGCCCGCCGGATGGTCCGCGAGAACCCGGGCGCGCCGGTGGCCGTCCTCAACTTCGCCTCCGCCCGCAACCCCGGCGGCGGCTACCTCAACGGCGCCCAGGCCCAGGAAGAGGCCCTCTGCCGCTCCTCCGCCCTCTACGCCACGCTGCTGCGCGCCCCCGACTACTACGCCCACCACCGTGCGGAAAGGGACGCCTTCTACACCGACCGGGTCATCCACTCGCCGGCCGTCCCCGTCTTCCGCAACGACGGCGGCGCGCTCCTCGACGAGCCCTTCGCCGTCGGCTTCCTCACCTCACCCGCGCCCAACGCGGGAGTGATCCGCCGCCGCACCCCCGAGCTCGCCCACCGGGTCCCCGCCGCCCTCGCCTCCCGGGCCGAACGCGTCCTGGAGACCGCCGCCGCGCACGGCTACCGCAGGCTCGTCCTCGGCGCCTGGGGCTGCGGCGTCTTCCAGAACGACCCCGCCGAGGTCGCGGGCGCGTTCAAGGAGCTGCTCACCGGCGACGGGCGGTTCGCCCGCCACTTCGACGAGATCGTCTTCGGCATCCTCGACCGCACCCGCGACCGGGCCACCCTCGGCGCCTTCCGCCGGGTGCTCGGCCACCCGGGGGAAGGCTAG
- the egtB gene encoding ergothioneine biosynthesis protein EgtB produces the protein MTAPAEQDLKQRTAVALTRARERTALLTSCVEDSELTAQHSPLMSPLVWDLAHIGNQEEQWLWRAVGGREALRPEIDSMYDAFEHPRASRPTLPLLAPAEARAYAADVRDRILHVLDGTRLEGRPLVDAAFAFGMIAQHEQQHDETMLITHQLRKGPAALTAPPPPATADGAPEQREVLVPGGPFTMGTSDEPWALDNERPAHTRIVASFHIDTVPVTNGAYQAFMADGGYRDERWWQAEGWDQIRQHAIEAPLFWRREGGQWLRRRFGVTEPVAEDEPVLHVSWYEADAYARWAGRRLPTEAEWEKAARHDPATGRSRRYPWGDADPTPVHANLAQRHLGPAPAGSYPEGASPLGVRQLIGDVWEWTASDFLPYPGFTAFPYKEYSEVFFGPEHKVLRGGSFAVDPVACRGTFRNWDLPVRRQIFAGFRTARDAEPA, from the coding sequence ATGACCGCGCCCGCCGAGCAGGATCTGAAGCAGCGGACGGCGGTGGCGCTGACCCGGGCCCGCGAGCGCACCGCGCTGCTCACCTCCTGCGTCGAGGACTCCGAACTGACCGCGCAGCACTCGCCGTTGATGTCGCCGCTGGTGTGGGACCTGGCGCACATCGGCAACCAGGAGGAGCAGTGGCTGTGGCGGGCGGTCGGCGGCCGCGAGGCGCTGCGGCCCGAGATCGACTCGATGTACGACGCCTTCGAGCACCCGAGGGCCAGCCGGCCGACGCTGCCGCTGCTCGCCCCCGCCGAGGCGCGGGCGTACGCGGCGGACGTACGCGACCGGATCCTGCACGTGCTCGACGGCACCCGCCTGGAGGGGCGGCCGCTGGTGGACGCGGCCTTCGCCTTCGGGATGATCGCGCAGCACGAACAGCAGCACGACGAGACGATGCTGATCACCCATCAGCTCCGCAAGGGACCGGCGGCGCTGACCGCCCCGCCCCCGCCGGCGACCGCGGACGGAGCACCGGAGCAGCGTGAAGTCCTCGTCCCCGGCGGCCCGTTCACCATGGGCACCTCCGACGAGCCGTGGGCGCTGGACAACGAACGGCCCGCGCACACCCGGATCGTGGCGTCCTTCCACATCGACACCGTGCCCGTCACCAACGGCGCCTACCAGGCCTTCATGGCCGACGGCGGCTACCGCGACGAACGCTGGTGGCAGGCCGAGGGCTGGGACCAGATCCGCCAGCACGCCATCGAGGCCCCGCTGTTCTGGCGCCGGGAGGGCGGGCAGTGGCTGCGCCGCCGCTTCGGGGTGACCGAGCCGGTCGCCGAGGACGAGCCGGTGCTGCACGTCAGCTGGTACGAGGCCGACGCCTACGCGCGCTGGGCCGGACGCCGGCTGCCCACCGAGGCCGAGTGGGAGAAGGCCGCCCGCCACGACCCGGCGACCGGCCGGTCCCGCCGCTATCCGTGGGGCGACGCCGACCCCACGCCCGTACACGCCAATCTGGCGCAGCGGCATCTGGGGCCCGCGCCCGCCGGGAGCTATCCGGAGGGGGCCTCGCCGCTCGGGGTGCGGCAGCTGATCGGCGACGTGTGGGAGTGGACGGCGAGCGACTTCCTGCCGTATCCGGGCTTCACCGCCTTCCCGTACAAGGAGTACTCGGAGGTCTTCTTCGGCCCGGAGCACAAGGTGCTGCGCGGCGGCTCGTTCGCCGTGGACCCGGTGGCCTGCCGGGGCACCTTCCGCAACTGGGACCTTCCGGTGCGGCGGCAGATCTTCGCCGGGTTCCGCACCGCCCGCGACGCGGAGCCCGCCTGA
- a CDS encoding GNAT family N-acetyltransferase translates to MAAVPLAQPVAEPLAAPLAAVPAQPRADGESQPRYVVGLARDQEDVRAAQRLRHLVFAGEMGARLDGPEPGLDIDAFDAYCDHLLVRQEDTGEVVGTYRILSPERAAVAGRLYSESEFDLGRLAPIRHDLVEVGRSCVHPAHRNGAVIALVWAGLARYMTRTGHNWLSGCCSVPLADGGALAATTWDTVRTKHLAPEEYWVTPHRLWTPESAAPPAAGSRADLPPLLRGYLRLGAWVCGAPAHDPDFGVADLYVLLSLRRTNPRYLRHFLSLAPAPLAPGR, encoded by the coding sequence ATGGCCGCCGTACCCCTCGCCCAGCCCGTCGCCGAACCCCTGGCCGCGCCCCTCGCCGCCGTCCCGGCCCAGCCGCGCGCCGACGGCGAGTCGCAGCCCCGCTACGTCGTGGGCCTGGCCAGGGACCAGGAGGACGTCCGCGCCGCCCAGCGGCTGCGCCACCTGGTGTTCGCCGGCGAGATGGGCGCCCGCCTCGACGGCCCCGAGCCCGGCCTCGACATCGACGCGTTCGACGCCTACTGCGACCACCTGCTCGTACGCCAGGAGGACACCGGCGAGGTCGTCGGCACCTACCGCATCCTGTCGCCCGAGCGCGCCGCCGTCGCCGGCCGGCTCTACTCGGAGAGCGAGTTCGACCTCGGCCGGCTCGCCCCGATCCGCCACGACCTGGTCGAGGTCGGCCGCTCCTGCGTCCACCCCGCCCACCGCAACGGCGCCGTCATCGCCCTCGTCTGGGCCGGCCTCGCCCGCTACATGACCCGCACCGGCCACAACTGGCTGTCCGGCTGCTGCTCCGTGCCGCTCGCCGACGGCGGCGCGCTCGCCGCCACCACCTGGGACACCGTCAGGACCAAGCACCTCGCCCCCGAGGAGTACTGGGTCACCCCGCACCGCCTGTGGACCCCCGAGAGCGCCGCCCCGCCCGCCGCCGGCAGCCGGGCCGACCTGCCGCCGCTGCTCCGCGGCTACCTCCGGCTCGGCGCCTGGGTCTGCGGCGCCCCCGCCCACGACCCCGACTTCGGCGTCGCCGACCTCTACGTGCTGCTCTCGCTGCGCCGCACCAACCCCCGCTACCTGCGCCACTTCCTCTCGCTCGCCCCGGCCCCGCTCGCCCCCGGCCGGTGA
- a CDS encoding type II toxin-antitoxin system PemK/MazF family toxin: MTMPMNSTSEADPRAIGPVRTSYAPDPDGDPDPGEIVWTWVPFEENDGRGKDRPVLVVAREPEGTLLAVQLSSKRHDHDREWVAIGSGPWDAERRESWVDLDRVLRVRQSGMRREACALDRVRFDRVVARLVERYGWS; the protein is encoded by the coding sequence ATGACGATGCCGATGAACTCCACCAGCGAGGCCGATCCGCGGGCGATCGGCCCGGTCCGCACCTCCTACGCGCCGGACCCCGACGGGGATCCCGACCCCGGGGAGATCGTGTGGACCTGGGTGCCCTTCGAGGAGAACGACGGGCGGGGCAAGGACCGGCCGGTGCTCGTGGTGGCGCGGGAGCCGGAGGGCACGCTGCTCGCCGTACAGCTGTCGAGCAAGCGGCACGACCACGACCGCGAGTGGGTGGCGATCGGTTCGGGGCCGTGGGACGCGGAGCGGCGGGAGTCCTGGGTGGACCTGGACCGGGTGCTGCGGGTGCGCCAGTCGGGGATGCGGCGGGAGGCCTGCGCGCTCGACCGGGTGCGGTTCGACCGCGTGGTGGCCCGGCTCGTGGAGCGTTACGGCTGGTCCTGA
- a CDS encoding lysophospholipid acyltransferase family protein has product MSTQAGSPWLPTAPCTPGRCAAHPGAAAPRGGTAAGALRLATGLAAVLLGVLLAPLAAPLPAAGRLLLVRLWCRGVLRAFGVRLRVTGRPVPGAGPLLVVANHISWLDIPLVAAVLPGRMLAKREVRGWPVLGPLAALGGTVFIDRDRLRSLPGTVATMAGALASGGRVIVFPEGSTWCGRARGPFRPAAFQAAVDAGAPIQPVRLHYTPVGPAGYVGDDSLGASLWRIATTRGLVAEIRLMEPISPEAEAEGRGRAGRASGRPARERQASDSRARGSRIPDSQSRDRQSPGRRAPGWQASDSRAWGSRIPGCSAPDPGSLDRRIPDAQSPDPESLGRRAPDPQSRDRRDLARRVLARAAEAAVALDPAAPVPLTLPAIPVQTTVASESANRPCSSVHQRDGAKPAAVSSARTPS; this is encoded by the coding sequence GTGAGCACCCAGGCCGGCTCGCCGTGGCTCCCCACGGCGCCGTGCACGCCCGGCCGGTGCGCCGCCCACCCCGGTGCCGCCGCCCCGCGCGGCGGCACCGCCGCGGGCGCGCTCCGGCTGGCCACCGGGCTCGCCGCGGTGCTCCTGGGCGTGCTGCTCGCCCCGCTCGCGGCCCCGCTGCCCGCCGCCGGCCGGCTCCTCCTGGTCCGGCTGTGGTGCCGCGGAGTGCTGCGGGCCTTCGGGGTACGGCTCCGGGTCACCGGCCGGCCCGTGCCGGGCGCGGGCCCGCTGCTCGTGGTCGCCAACCACATCTCGTGGCTGGACATCCCGCTGGTCGCGGCCGTACTGCCGGGCCGGATGCTCGCCAAGCGCGAGGTGCGCGGCTGGCCCGTGCTCGGCCCGCTCGCCGCGCTCGGCGGCACCGTCTTCATCGACCGCGACCGGCTGCGGAGCCTGCCCGGCACCGTCGCCACCATGGCCGGCGCGCTCGCCTCCGGCGGCCGGGTCATCGTCTTCCCGGAGGGCTCCACCTGGTGCGGCCGGGCCCGCGGCCCGTTCCGTCCGGCCGCCTTCCAGGCCGCCGTCGACGCCGGTGCCCCGATCCAGCCCGTACGCCTCCACTACACCCCCGTCGGCCCCGCCGGCTACGTCGGCGACGACTCCCTCGGCGCCTCGCTCTGGCGGATCGCGACCACGCGTGGACTCGTCGCCGAGATACGGCTGATGGAGCCGATCTCGCCGGAGGCGGAGGCGGAGGGGCGCGGGCGGGCTGGCCGGGCCTCGGGCCGCCCGGCCCGGGAGCGGCAGGCATCGGACTCCCGGGCGCGGGGTTCCCGGATCCCGGACTCTCAGTCCCGGGACCGTCAGTCCCCGGGCCGCCGGGCTCCGGGGTGGCAGGCATCGGATTCCCGGGCGTGGGGTTCCCGGATCCCGGGCTGTTCGGCCCCGGACCCTGGGTCCCTGGACCGCAGGATCCCGGACGCTCAGTCCCCGGACCCCGAGTCCCTGGGCCGCCGGGCCCCGGACCCCCAGTCCCGGGACCGGCGTGACCTCGCCCGGCGCGTCCTGGCGCGCGCCGCGGAGGCGGCCGTCGCCCTCGACCCGGCCGCGCCCGTGCCGCTCACGCTTCCCGCGATCCCGGTTCAGACCACCGTGGCCAGCGAGAGCGCGAACCGCCCCTGCTCGTCCGTCCACCAGCGGGACGGTGCGAAGCCGGCGGCCGTCAGCTCCGCCCGTACCCCGTCCTGA
- the egtC gene encoding ergothioneine biosynthesis protein EgtC, with protein sequence MCRHLAFVGAPVALGELLLRQPHSLEHQSWAPRTQASGTVNADGFGVGWYADGDPRPARYRRAAPIWGDPGFADLARVVRTRALLAAVRGATLPGADGEAAAAPFAADHWLFSHNGAVPGWPGALVPVAATLPAAALLGLAARTDSALVWALVLHRLRAGAAPGAALAATVREVAGAAPGARLNLLLTDGSTVAATTWGDSLWYLTGPGRTVVASEPYDDDPGWTEVPDRTVLTTRPGGVVLTPIEEPSP encoded by the coding sequence ATGTGCCGTCATCTCGCGTTCGTCGGGGCGCCGGTGGCGCTCGGCGAGCTGCTGCTGAGGCAGCCGCACTCCCTGGAGCACCAGTCCTGGGCTCCGCGCACCCAGGCCAGCGGGACGGTGAACGCCGACGGCTTCGGGGTCGGCTGGTACGCGGACGGCGACCCGCGGCCCGCCCGCTACCGGCGGGCGGCGCCGATCTGGGGCGATCCCGGCTTCGCGGACCTCGCCCGGGTGGTGCGCACCCGGGCGCTGCTCGCCGCCGTACGGGGCGCGACCCTGCCCGGCGCGGACGGCGAGGCCGCGGCCGCTCCGTTCGCGGCCGACCACTGGCTGTTCAGCCACAACGGGGCGGTGCCCGGCTGGCCCGGTGCGCTGGTGCCGGTCGCGGCGACCCTGCCGGCGGCGGCGCTCCTCGGCCTCGCGGCCCGTACCGACTCGGCCCTGGTGTGGGCGCTCGTCCTGCACCGGCTGCGCGCCGGGGCGGCGCCGGGCGCCGCGCTCGCCGCGACCGTGCGGGAGGTGGCCGGGGCGGCACCCGGCGCCCGGCTCAACCTGCTGCTCACCGACGGCTCGACCGTCGCCGCCACCACGTGGGGGGACTCGCTCTGGTACCTGACCGGGCCCGGCCGGACGGTCGTGGCCTCCGAACCGTACGACGACGATCCGGGCTGGACGGAGGTGCCGGACCGCACGGTCCTCACCACCCGCCCCGGCGGGGTCGTCCTCACTCCGATCGAGGAGCCCTCCCCGTGA
- the egtD gene encoding L-histidine N(alpha)-methyltransferase, which translates to MSPFQLTRTLAEDAMDAALRVDVLHGLTRTPKELPPKWFYDAHGSELFEEITRLPEYYPTRAEREVLIARAPEIAAATGARTLVELGSGSSEKTQHLLDALLPGLESYVPVDVSESALKGAGDALLAERPALRVHALVADFTQGIVLPPTIGPRLVAFLGGTIGNLLPEERREFLRAVRAALLPGDALLLGTDLVKDEATLVAAYDDAAGVTAAFNKNVLAVVNRELGADADPADFDHVALWDPKHEWIEMRLRARHALAVKIRELDLVVPFEAGEELRTEVSAKFRQDGVRAELTAAGFAPSRWWTDEQGRFALSLATVV; encoded by the coding sequence GTGAGCCCGTTCCAGCTGACCCGCACCCTCGCCGAGGACGCCATGGACGCCGCGCTGCGCGTCGACGTGCTGCACGGCCTGACCCGTACGCCCAAGGAGCTGCCGCCGAAGTGGTTCTACGACGCGCACGGCAGCGAGCTGTTCGAGGAGATCACCCGGCTGCCCGAGTACTACCCGACCCGGGCCGAGCGTGAGGTGCTGATCGCCCGCGCGCCGGAGATCGCGGCGGCGACCGGGGCGCGCACCCTGGTGGAACTGGGCTCCGGCTCCTCGGAGAAGACCCAGCACCTGCTGGACGCGCTGCTGCCCGGCCTGGAGTCGTACGTCCCCGTGGACGTCAGCGAGTCCGCGCTCAAGGGCGCGGGCGACGCGCTGCTCGCCGAGCGGCCGGCGCTCCGGGTGCACGCCCTGGTCGCCGACTTCACCCAGGGCATCGTGCTGCCGCCGACCATCGGCCCGCGTCTGGTCGCCTTCCTCGGCGGCACCATCGGCAATCTCCTTCCGGAGGAGCGGCGGGAGTTCCTGCGGGCGGTGCGCGCGGCGCTGCTGCCGGGCGACGCGCTGCTGCTCGGCACCGACCTGGTGAAGGACGAGGCGACGCTGGTCGCCGCCTACGACGACGCGGCCGGGGTGACGGCGGCCTTCAACAAGAACGTGCTCGCGGTGGTGAACCGGGAGCTGGGCGCCGACGCCGACCCGGCCGACTTCGACCATGTGGCGCTGTGGGACCCCAAGCACGAGTGGATCGAGATGCGGCTGCGGGCCCGGCACGCGCTCGCCGTGAAGATCCGGGAGCTGGATCTCGTGGTGCCGTTCGAGGCGGGTGAGGAGCTGCGCACGGAGGTCTCGGCGAAGTTCCGTCAGGACGGGGTACGGGCGGAGCTGACGGCCGCCGGCTTCGCACCGTCCCGCTGGTGGACGGACGAGCAGGGGCGGTTCGCGCTCTCGCTGGCCACGGTGGTCTGA